In Anser cygnoides isolate HZ-2024a breed goose chromosome 16, Taihu_goose_T2T_genome, whole genome shotgun sequence, one genomic interval encodes:
- the ADRM1 gene encoding proteasomal ubiquitin receptor ADRM1 isoform X1 translates to MSSGALFPSLVPGSRGSSSKYLVEFRAGKMALKGSTVTPDKRKGLVYIQQTDDSLIHFCWKDRASGTVEDDLIIFPDDCEFKRVPQCTTGRVYVLKFKAGSKRLFFWMQEPKTDKDEEHCRKVNEYLNNPPMPGALGGNASGGHELSALGGEGGLQSLLGNMSHNQLMQLIGPTGLGGLGGLGALTGPGLASLLGSGGPPTSSSSSSSRSQSAAVTPSSTTSSTRVTPAPSVPAAASVTSPSPVPSSGNGTSSATSPTQPIQLSDLQNILATMNVPSGAGGQQVDLATVLTPEIMAPILANAEVQERLMPYLPSGESLPQTAEEIQNTLTSPQFQQALSMFSAALASGQLGPLMSQFGLPAEAVDAANKGDVEAFAKAMQNSVKSDQKEGDSKDKKDEEEDMSLD, encoded by the exons ATGTCCTCGGGCGCGCTGTTCCCCAGCCTGGTGCCGGGCTCCCGCGGCTCGTCCAGCAAGTACCTGGTGGAGTTCCGCGCCGGGAAGATGGCGCTGAAGGGCAGCACCGTGACGCCGGACAAGCGGAAAGGGCTCGTGTACATCCAGCAGACCGACGACTCCCTCATCCACTTCTGCTGGAAGGACCGCGCCTCGGGCACCGTGGAGGAC GATTTGATCATTTTCCCCGACGACTGCGAGTTCAAAAGGGTGCCGCAGTGCACTACCGGCCGCGTGTACGTATTGAAGTTCAAGGCGGGATCCAAGCGGCTCTTCTTCTGGATGCAG GAACCGAAGACCGACAAGGACGAAGAGCACTGCCGCAAAGTGAACGAGTATCTCAACAATCCCCCAATGCCCGGTGCTTTGGGTGGAAACGCGAGCGGAGGCCACGAGCTCTCGGCGTTAGGAG gtgAGGGTGGCTTGCAAAGCCTTCTTGGAAACATGAGCCATAACCAGCTCATGCAGCTGATCGGACCAACGGGCTTAGGAGGACTTG GTGGGCTGGGTGCGCTGACAGGTCCTGGGCTGGCTAGTCTGCTTGGAAGTGGGGGACCCCCGACCAGCAGCTCCTCATCAAG CTCTCGCAGCCAGTCGGCTGCTGTGACACCATCTTCCACGACTTCTTCTACACGCGTAACGCCTGCCCCGTCCGTTCCTGCGGCTGCCTCCGTGACCAGCCCGAGCCCCGTCCCAAGTTCGGGTAACGGAACCAGCTCGGCCACGAGCCCGACCCAGCCCATCCAGCTGAGCGACCTTCAGAACATTCTAGCTACCATGAATGTGCCGTctggagcaggagggcagcaag ttgACCTGGCAACTGTTCTGACTCCCGAGATAATGGCTCCCATTCTGGCCAACGCTGAAGTTCAGGAGCGGCTGATGCCTTACCTTCCCTCGGGGGAATCCCTGCCGCAGACTGCAGAAGAGATCCAGAACACGCTGACGTCTCCGCAGTTCCAGCAG GCATTGAGCATGTTCAGTGCTGCCTTAGCTTCAGGACAGCTCGGCCCACTAATGAGTCAGTTCGGCTTACCCGCAGAGGCAGTAGATGCAGCAAATAAAGGAG ATGTAGAAGCGTTTGCCAAAGCAATGCAGAACAGTGTGAAGTCAGACCAAAAGGAAGGAGACTCTAAGGACAAgaaagatgaagaggaagatatGAGTTTAGATTAA
- the ADRM1 gene encoding proteasomal ubiquitin receptor ADRM1 isoform X2 has product MSSGALFPSLVPGSRGSSSKYLVEFRAGKMALKGSTVTPDKRKGLVYIQQTDDSLIHFCWKDRASGTVEDDLIIFPDDCEFKRVPQCTTGRVYVLKFKAGSKRLFFWMQEPKTDKDEEHCRKVNEYLNNPPMPGALGGNASGGHELSALGGGLGALTGPGLASLLGSGGPPTSSSSSSSRSQSAAVTPSSTTSSTRVTPAPSVPAAASVTSPSPVPSSGNGTSSATSPTQPIQLSDLQNILATMNVPSGAGGQQVDLATVLTPEIMAPILANAEVQERLMPYLPSGESLPQTAEEIQNTLTSPQFQQALSMFSAALASGQLGPLMSQFGLPAEAVDAANKGDVEAFAKAMQNSVKSDQKEGDSKDKKDEEEDMSLD; this is encoded by the exons ATGTCCTCGGGCGCGCTGTTCCCCAGCCTGGTGCCGGGCTCCCGCGGCTCGTCCAGCAAGTACCTGGTGGAGTTCCGCGCCGGGAAGATGGCGCTGAAGGGCAGCACCGTGACGCCGGACAAGCGGAAAGGGCTCGTGTACATCCAGCAGACCGACGACTCCCTCATCCACTTCTGCTGGAAGGACCGCGCCTCGGGCACCGTGGAGGAC GATTTGATCATTTTCCCCGACGACTGCGAGTTCAAAAGGGTGCCGCAGTGCACTACCGGCCGCGTGTACGTATTGAAGTTCAAGGCGGGATCCAAGCGGCTCTTCTTCTGGATGCAG GAACCGAAGACCGACAAGGACGAAGAGCACTGCCGCAAAGTGAACGAGTATCTCAACAATCCCCCAATGCCCGGTGCTTTGGGTGGAAACGCGAGCGGAGGCCACGAGCTCTCGGCGTTAGGAG GTGGGCTGGGTGCGCTGACAGGTCCTGGGCTGGCTAGTCTGCTTGGAAGTGGGGGACCCCCGACCAGCAGCTCCTCATCAAG CTCTCGCAGCCAGTCGGCTGCTGTGACACCATCTTCCACGACTTCTTCTACACGCGTAACGCCTGCCCCGTCCGTTCCTGCGGCTGCCTCCGTGACCAGCCCGAGCCCCGTCCCAAGTTCGGGTAACGGAACCAGCTCGGCCACGAGCCCGACCCAGCCCATCCAGCTGAGCGACCTTCAGAACATTCTAGCTACCATGAATGTGCCGTctggagcaggagggcagcaag ttgACCTGGCAACTGTTCTGACTCCCGAGATAATGGCTCCCATTCTGGCCAACGCTGAAGTTCAGGAGCGGCTGATGCCTTACCTTCCCTCGGGGGAATCCCTGCCGCAGACTGCAGAAGAGATCCAGAACACGCTGACGTCTCCGCAGTTCCAGCAG GCATTGAGCATGTTCAGTGCTGCCTTAGCTTCAGGACAGCTCGGCCCACTAATGAGTCAGTTCGGCTTACCCGCAGAGGCAGTAGATGCAGCAAATAAAGGAG ATGTAGAAGCGTTTGCCAAAGCAATGCAGAACAGTGTGAAGTCAGACCAAAAGGAAGGAGACTCTAAGGACAAgaaagatgaagaggaagatatGAGTTTAGATTAA